tgaacgaTGTTCGAGATCTGGAGTATGTGAAGTATAAGTTATACGAAGAGAACAAGGTAAGTCTAGTAtccgaaacaaaaatttttcctgAGTTCCATCTGTAGTGACGAATGTTGTGGTATGCAATAACATTGCAAAAGATCTTAGTATTGATTAGATACAGAGGAGATCACTGTTTTCTTCATCACCTTACATTtcctgaaatgaaatattggcgagtagaaacgagaaaaaaaagaaaaaaaggtattcCTAGCACGAATATGCTATGAGAAGATAGacctttccagaaatttacACCAAATAGCATCAAACCGCGTTACATCCAGACTAATGTATGTGTAATTGATGTCCAATGACGCAGAATCACATGTAATTCCTTTCTGACTCGTTCTCGTTTCATATATTATCCAAGAgcatattttcatttgaaaaggacaaaaatacCGCGTGTAAGATAGTTGATCACACCAAGATTTCTAGAAAATCGACCAACTCAAAGCAGAATTGCATTTTGCCGATCCAAGTTGTGGACTTGGAGCGAGTAAACACACCATTTTTGTAGAGAATGATGAAGAAGGTAAGTATTACTGGTTACAGACATTTTGAGCATCAGAGGTGCCTTTTAAATAACCATAGAATTTGCAGCAAGATCATTTGATCTGGCCGAATATTTTGATACGGATGAGTCATTGATCTCTAGAAAATACAATCGATTGCGGAGGAAAGATCTAGCAACCAAAAATGTGATCGGAGCTAGAAGTAAAGAAGATGTGAAGGTACGTTTTGTGTTTTCTGTTccatttcgtttctttctattctttacTCAGTATGCGGTTCCCTAGTACTTCTGTATTCTTCTACTTATGGCTTATGTTTGACGTTCTAATTGGAATTAcatacttttttctcgtattttaaGAAAGCTGATCGACTTCGTCGTGCACGTTACTCTGAATTGTTGAAAAGACAGAAGAGAGCCAAAGAATTGGAAGTTGTCGTGGCGAAACTGCAGCTCAAGAAGGTGaaatcttattatttatttagttgtcTTCTTTAGTAAATTGATATGTCCAATAAAGTGCGCCACTGAGTGGTATCGAGTTGGAATGACCTCTTTAAGTGACATCGGCAGTTGAGTGGTATTAGGTGACCTCAATAAAGTATTAAGGATATACTTGCTCATAATTAAAAGGCTAAGCAGAAATATCTGAAAACTGGTTTCAACACGGTCTCATCTTTAACACTAGTCGATCGGAACTTGGCTCTGCTATGTTCGGCGCGAGGGACTCAGGAACACCtaaagaagttgaaaattcTCGTAAATTTCACGGTTAACCACGCTAACGCCGAATTATTCGCAGAAAAAGACGATCGCtgcctttcttttctctccaaTAGATCATTGTAGTCGTAAAGCTGAATGCAGACAGTGCTTGAGTATAAATTTGCTTTAATGATTGTTGACAAAAGGTAGTTGTGCAGTATGCTTTCCTTTTCCTATCTCTGTTTTTTTGATAAGCAATGAAGTACATCaaattattctatttcattGGGGAAAAAATACTACGCTTCACTTCTTCTCAACTGTTTAGGTTTaaacagatttaaaaaaaatatcagtaTCAAGCTCTTTATGATAGGATTTGGCCAAATCAAAGAATTCCGAGTTGCAACCGGTCATGGTCAAACCGGGCACCGTCGACAGCGCGGGAGTTTGGAAATGGACGTATGAAAGGAAACGataattgatttttctagGTACTCGCCTTTTTTCTGTCCTTTCACTGTTATTTGTCACAATGTTGTTGATTGTTATCATCTCTATTGAGCTGTTTTATAGATTTTCAATGTGATCTATCATTATACATTAAATTTTAGCGAGTATTTTCTACACTATGCCAAGATATTCGTGTTGTTGTTTGAATTGAGTTGCATGATTGAATTGTTGGCTCTGCCTTTGAAAGTCACCGataaataattgattttatGAAACTTAACATGATCTGAAAATCTATGAGCTACCACTCAAAATAAACTCAGGATTAAATAAAGACGAGTTTGCGGCACGACCACATCACAGTTAACGCAGATGATACTTCTGTATATTTTTGTGTACAGATTATGGGGGTGCCTGTAAAGAGGGTCCTGgcggaatttccagcatgtcccggtcatgcctcgtcagggCAATTAGCAATgatgcgtgtcctaaagatattcactttcgttggcacctaaataactgactctgcttacctaccgctaatcatacgctgcgtcatcggctaggatataattcactatttgttgaattgttctggagaatcagacacattcctgctattttttaacgtgaggtgatctcaatttagtaatcgtaccagaagcaagagaaatcctcacgtgaagtttGAGATAAAGATGCCAGCTCTCAAAAGTCACTCAAAAGTAATATGAATtaacgttatcctgtaactcccaagctttttgtagcctaacttatttctggacagagggaccttctgtatctctgacttccgggaacttacaggaagaaaagagttcaaatttggtaagatttctagactttctgaaggtgatataaagacaaactcactgccGTTCTTTATTagacaccatacaaaatcccatgtacttctatctaacgctattatttttgacttattcggtcatttcgacagctcactactcgct
This window of the Necator americanus strain Aroian chromosome III, whole genome shotgun sequence genome carries:
- a CDS encoding hypothetical protein (NECATOR_CHRIII.G9070.T2), with protein sequence MSTFSSISKKLASQRPHRERAQPKSRAHLGLLEKKADYKARAKDYHEKRDTLKKLHKYAMDKNKDEYHHHMINSEVKDDGRHFEKKNKKQEEESEVQKKLNDVRDLEYVKYKLYEENKKIDQLKAELHFADPSCGLGASKHTIFVENDEEARSFDLAEYFDTDESLISRKYNRLRRKDLATKNVIGARSKEDVKKADRLRRARYSELLKRQKRAKELEVVVAKLQLKKDLAKSKNSELQPVMVKPGTVDSAGVWKWTYERKR